GGCCTGTCGGCCCCCATGTTCTGGCCAGTCATCGTCTCAACGCCACGCGCAACTGCGATGGCCGGCAGGAAGACGACCGAGAACACGCGCGTTCCGATGCCGTAGGCGGCGACGACCGTATCTGGGAACATTGCAACGATGACCAGCAGCAGGTTCATCGACAGCGCACGGCCCGTCCCTTCGATGGAGGCAGGCAGGCCGATGCGAACGAGACGGCGGAGATACGACAGGTCTGGGGCCATATCGCGGAGGTGAATCTGGACGCCGCGGTTCCCTCGGAACATAATTGCCAGCCCGACGACCAGCGCCAGCGCCCGCGAAAAGACGGTCGCGATGGCAGCCCCTTCGATGCCGAGTTCGGGGAACGAGATGGTCCCGACGAGCGGTGCGTTCTCGACGACCGTCCAGCCGAAGATCAGGAACGGGTCGATGATGATGTTGAGGACGACCGAGCCGAACATGACGAGCATCGGCGTTATCGTGTCACCGTAGCCCCGCATCAGCGCGACGAAGACGAAGAAGCCGAACATGAACAGCAGGCCGAGCGAGATGACCTCCATGTAACTGGTCGCCATGGGGAGAACGTCTTCGGACGCGCCCATCAGGCTGAGGAACGTATCGACGCCGAGATAGCCCACGATGCCGAGACCAAACGAGACGATGACGGCGAACGTTACCGTCTGGGACGCAGCGTACTCGGCTTCGCGCTCCTCGCCTGCGCCGGTAAACTGTGCGACGAGGACGCTACCGGCGACGGATATCCCCATCCCGAGCGAGATGAGGAGGAACACCATCGGGAACGCGAAGCTGATTGCAGCCAGCGCGTCCGTGCTGTACTGGCCGAGCCAGAACGTGTCCGCGAGGTTGTACGCGGTCTGGAAGAGATTCGTGATGACGATCGGCATCGAGAGGAAAAACAGCGGCTTCCCGATGCCACCCGACGTGAGGTCGAATTCCTCGGGGCCTTTGAACAGCGAACGAACGCGACTTCGAATCCCCATCAGCGGGTCGCCTCCGCTGGCGTGTCCGTCAGGAGATGGGTCTCAGCGTATCGCGTAATCGTCTCGTTGAATCGGTCTATCGAACGGTCTGTGGCGACGTGTCGGGTATGGGCACCTGTAATCGCCGTCACGAGAAACTCCGCTGCGACGGCCGGCTCGACCCTGCTATCGAACTCCCCGGTTTCGACGCCGGCCGCGATGATTTCCCGCAGCCGGTCGAAGAGCACGGCATCGAACCTGGGCAGCTGTGTCCGGAAGGCGTCGTTGTACGGGGCCTGTGCCTTTATTTCGAGTATCGCCGTTCTGAACTCCTGACCGGGCGTCTGTCGCTCATCAGTGAGAACGGTGTCCAACAGCGAATCGAGTTCTTCCCGCGGTGTACTCCCGTCGACGCCCGTTATTTTTGCAGTGTATCGTTCGTACAAGAAGTCCAGAAACTCGGCAAAGAGGTTCTCTTTGCTGTCGTAGTAGTAGTGAATAGACGCTTTGCTCCGGTCCGCCTCGGCAGCGATGTCTTTGACCGTGAGTGCGGCGTACCCGTGCTGGCAGAGGGCGCGGTACGTCGCCGCAAGAATTTCGGTAGCTGTATCGTCATCCATAACGGCTGTGACAAAACTTACTAACTGGTTAGTCAAAAACGCTTTGAACCCCACAAACTAAATTATAAACGATACATAGGCCGAATCAAGCACCGAAAGACTAACTAACCAATAATCTGACTGAGCAATAGTATCGGGGTCACAACCGTTATCCAACCATGGTCGAAACCGTTACGCAATGGCTGGACCATCGGACCGCACCTTCTCGGACCAGACCGAGGAGATAATGCAGGCGACCTACCGGGCGTTGCGCGAGCACGGGTACGCTGACCTCACGATACAACGGATCGCGGACGAGTACGGCAAATCGACGGCTGCAGTGCACTACTACTACGACACGAAAGACGACCTTCTTGCGGCCTTTCTCGATTATTTGCTGGAGCGGTTCGTCGATTCGATTCACGATGTCGAGACAACGGACCCTGAAGCACGGCTGAACCTCCTGCTCGACGAACTGCTTGTCAAACCGCAGGAAAACCCCGACCTCTCGGTCGCTCTGCTAGAGATGCGGAGTCAAGCCCCGTACAAGGAGGCGTTCAGCGACCGGTTCCGACAGAATGACGAGTACGTCCGGTATATGCTCAAGGCAGTCATCAACCACGGGATCGACGAGGGCGTATTTACTGACGTCGACGCGGAGCACGTTACCCGTTCGCTGCTGACGATCATCGACGGTGCCCGGACTCGAGCCGTGATGCTAGACGACACTGAGGAACTCGAAACGGCCCGACAGACGGCAAGTGAGTACGCCGACGCGATGTTACAGTAGTAGCCCACCGGCCAGCCGCCCTGTAGCTGTCCCACAGCGTCCCGACTGTTGTTAGCTGGAACCCTCGGTCACACCGCGAATAATCTCACGACCAGAGGGCAATCAGCGCGATAACGACTGGAACACCTGTGAGTACAACAATAACGAACTTCCCGAATACCATCCACATCCCGGCAATATGGATACCGGCAATTAAGAGATTGAACAGGAACAGTACCATATCACCTGCGCCGCTGTTCTGGAGGGGAGCAGCTAGCACTGCGAGCGAGACTATCTCAGTGTCTAGCTGCATACTCTCAAAAAACGACGACGTATCGTCACGACGGTACCGAACTCTGCTGCTGCAAACGCACAGCTACCCGTTTCGGCCCGTTTGAACAGCCGACGGGTTGCCTACGAGTCCACAGCATCGCCGCCTGCAACACTCTGTTCTGCAGGCGGCTGAATGGTCAGGTGGTCCCGCATCGATTCGATGAGGGACGCCGGCAATCGAATATCGCCGTCGGAATCCCGTTCAACGCCAAATATCTCTTGAATGTCGCTGTTGATGACAATCGTCTGGAGTTCTCCCGTAGTTGTATTGATCGTAATGTTTTGTAGTGTGCCGACTTCGCGGCCATCGGTACTCACGACCCGGACGTTGGAGAGCTGGTTTGCGAGGACCGTTCGCATACTAGTCAATCATACCGAAATTATCATAAAATTACTGCATTTCTCACAACTCTCTGCGCCCTCTCCCCTCTTACTGCAAGATCATTGCCTACGTGGATGCCACGAATACTGTCGCCACTGAACCATCGTCACAGATATTACCGTTTATATCGCAGCGAATTCGCCGCCTCACCGATCAGATCAGCATTACCGAATTCAACGCGGTTTTAACCTATCGCTGGTGCTTTTTCAGTCCCGGTGTAACCGCTACCCGTATGCCAGCGAATGGCCCTCCACTTGCGATGCGGTACTGTTGGCAGCATCGCTCTCAAACGCACGCACAGTCGCCCGCACCACGGGAGGTGGTTCTGTGAGCGTCCGGTCGGTGGCGCTAGCCGCGGTGCTTATCGCCGCGGCAGCGACGGGTCCGGGGCTTGCTGCCGCGGAGCAGCAGGCCACGGTCTCAGAGGATAGCTTCCCGCTGCACGCTGACGAACAACAGGTGGTCACTGGGGAGACCACACTGGAACCCGGGACAGAGATGACGGTCAGAATCAAGTCAGCCAACGCGTCGAACCCGTTCCTTTCTCAAAGGCAGGTCAGAGTGCAACCCAATGGGACGTTCGTCGCCCAGTTCGATATGTCGCACATGCCAGCGAACATATCCTACGAACTGTCCGCTCATGTCGACGGCGACACGCTGTTTGAACGTACTGAGACCATCGCCCCGTGTGACGGCGACTGTACTGATACGGTACCGGAGACAGCGACCCCGAAGCAGACTGACGACGGCGAAAACACTGTCACGGTCTCCCAGGGCGACACCGCCGAAATACCGGTCTCTATGACTGACGGAGGGACCAAAACGCTCTCTGTTGGAAGCGAGGCGACCAACTACCGGATCAACGCGACCGTCAGTGACGACGACAGCGACGGCGAGGTGCTGGTCCTCTTTGACACTGCGGTCGCCGGCACTGAGGGGGCGACGCTTCGCGTGGCAGACGATGGTGACTCGCTGACCGTGACCGAGTCGGAGCCGGACCTCCCGTCGACCCTTGACCCCGCCGCGTACCCGTACCGCGTGTTCGATGGGCAGTCGACTGACGGGACACCGACTGTCGGCCGGCTTATCATCGAAGCTAATGGGACAGCAAACGAGCAGTTCGAGGTCGAAGAATCGGCCGACTTCGGGCTGGAAGAACCAGTCGTCAAAGGGCGGCAAGGAGAGACTGCTCGAATCCATGTCGTCCTTGCGACCGCTGACGCGGCCACCATCTCTATCGGGAGCCCGGAAATCAACTACGAGATCAATGCGACCGTCCGTGACGGGAACGGCGATGCCCGTGTCGCTCTCCTGTTTGACACCACGGCGGCCGGCCACGACGAACCGACCCTCGAAACCGCTGCGGATGCCGATGCCGTGGCGGTTGAATCCGGCTCGGAGGTCGCCCTCGATTCGCAACTTGACGCGGGCACCTACGACTTGTCGCTGTACCGTGGGACTGAGATGGATGGCCGGCCCGACACGGTCGGCACGTTGCTCATCACAGATGGGAACACCACATCTACAGACGCGTCTTCCGACGGCGTCGATTCAGTTACCGGCGAAACATCGGCTCCACAGCAGTCACAGGCTGGTGACTTGGGGATCAGTGCTGGTGCTCTCGCTGTCGGCGGCATCCTCGCTATCGTTGGCGTGGGGATCTGCCTTCGGTCCGTCATGAACTGATCCCAAGACAGTCGTCTCGAAACACGGTTTTTGAACCCATCTCGAAAGTTTCTAAAGTGGCATCCACTGTCAGAGGCCTGCTCTCACTGGTGTACCCACGACCGCGGCCTCGGGGCTAGATCGGTGAGCCGTGCGTTTTTGCCCGGAAACCGGTCACGGTTGAACTGTCGTTTTTTGTACTGTCTCGCGGACAGTCACTCGCCAGTCAGTAGCGCAGCGAGACCGAGAACGGTGAGGCAGAGACAAAAAAACAGCACGCCCGGCTCGACGACTTCGAAAACGAACCACGCGAGTGTGCTGGTGCCACTGACGGGCCCGGTCTGTGGACTCGCAGGAGCTAAGACCCCGGCTCCGGCGGTTGCGTCTGCCAGTCGCTTTGCACCCCACTGAACGAAGAGACTCGCAAACCCAATCAGCCCGACCCCAGTAACAACATCGGTCATCGACTGTTGGATACGCGGCGCCAGGTCGCGGTCGCCGACCAGCACAATCGGGTCGCTGGCGGGACCGTACACGGTCATCTCGTTACCTTTCGAGGAGTACACCGTTTCGACCGGTTCGATGAGTTCCGCATCCTTGAGATTCGAGATGTGGTAGTGGACGTTCTGGACCGACGTGTCACACCGGTCCGCTATCTCGGATGGCGTTCCAGGCTCGTCGTACAGCGTGCGGAACAGCGACCGGCTGGTGTCCGACGCGAGCGCGTCGAACACGTCGTCGGTTTCGTTCTCTGCAACACCGAGTACCCGCGGTGATTCGTCTGCTGTCCCGGTCCGCTCCTGTATCGTTTCGATCGGGCTCGACATGGCGTCACTGTCGGATATATGATACGGGACTCCTCAAAGGTCTGTGGCTGGCTTAAAACGAGTTTTAACCATCAGTACGGTTCTGTGCTGCCCGGGCCGCGCGGACCGGTTCGACCGCCCCGTGACCGGTCGCGTTGTCGAGTCCCGGCCGTCCCACGTCCCTCGCAGTCTGTTCCAGCAGGTGCTCGGTTTCGTGGGGGGACAGCGACTCGTTTGCGTCCAGCAGCAGGGCCGCGGTGCCACCGACGTAGGGGACTGCGGCCGAAGACCCGACGAAGCCGTCAGGTGCGGCGGCGGCGAACTGCCTGTCCGGAGCCACGATGTCGACGCCGACCCGGTTATCGGCTGTCGGCCCACGCGAACTGAACGGTTCGAGCTGGTCGACACGGCTGTTGTACGCCCCGACAGTAATCACTTTACGGGCCGTCCCCGGAGCGACGATGCTGTTTCGAGCCGCCGTGTGCTGGAGGTCGTGCGTCGGAGACACGAGCCGTAACCGTGCGCCAGTCGGCGACGCTGGCCCGCGAATCACGAGATAGTAGTCGCCTGGTTTGACGTCGGCAACGATACGCTCGTTTGGCACGTCGTCGCCGCGGTAGGGCTGTGAGCGAGCGACGAGGCGGGAGTCGGTTCCATTTGTCCAGTGCAGTTCGACTGTGTACTGCTCGTCTGCGTATGCTCGTTCCCATGAGAGCCAGACCGTGATTTCGGTCCCACCTCTGATGTAATTCTGCCTGCTCCCGTTGGTAAACGCGACTGTCCGATTCTGGACGGTATCAGTGGTGTACTGCCCTGACCAGTGGGATTGTGCGAGATTACCAGCTGGGGCGATGAACACTGACCCACGCTCTGTCGCCTGTGTTGCGCTGCGGGCGACTGGCCCGGTTCCATCGCCTGGCTGCCCGTAGAAGGAAACGGGTGCGACGATCACGTCGATATCCTCTCGGACCAGCCAGTCGACTGCCTGTTGATAACTGTCGATGCTGTCAACCCGGGCGAGATACAGGTCAGCATCCGGTGCGGTCCGTGACACCACGGCGGCCGTTGCAGTCCCGTGAGCCTCGTGGGTATTGTGCACGGAACCAATCCCGAAGCTCCGTGTTTTGACGACTTGGCCGGCAATCGTTTTCGATTCCGTGTCGAATCCGGTCGGATCGACAATGCCGACCGTGACGTTCGAACCTGTGACTCCGGCCGCGTGGAGCCGTGCGAATCGGCCAGCTGCTCCGTCTGACACCGATACTGACGCGTCATCGGCCCTGTCCGGGCGGGAATCTGTCGGACCTGCCACCGCGAGCGTCGCGATGCTTCCAGTGAGTGACGCGATCGCGATGACGGCTAGCAGCAATACAGTCCGATCACGCACCCCTGACCACCTGCCGCGATAATACCGCCGGTCCGGGGGGCGCGGGTCTTGCAGTGAACACTGGTTGGGTACCGAGCACCGTACCGAGATGCTTGGCTACTCGGTGAGACACATTGCAGAGCATGTCGGCTGTGAAAACCGATACACGCACATCGACATAACAACAGCATAGCCGGCGGACACGTCGTTTCATCGTTACTTTCGGTCTGTGTGGTGTGGGACCCAACTGTAGTGCCAACGCACTGTGAATTGAGCGGCCGACAACGGGGAAGGCGGGCTGTACCCGTTGTCGTGTGGATATCCGGGCTGGGATGGAGTCCGGTTCGTGGAAACCGGCGGCACACGGGGAGGGCGCTGGCAGCCGGGACCTGTTACAGGCGGTCACCGGCATTTGACTCGTTGGACGGGAGCATAGTAAAGCTACCAGAGACTAAAAACTAGTTTTAAACGTCAGGTCGCGTGGTTGGCCACAACCCACATATTGGGCACTCGTCGTCAACAGAGTTGCACCGGAGTGTGAGATGGAAGATAATTTTGGGTCGGCCATCGGATTCCGACTGGATGTTGCGCCCTGACATTGGCCTGCCGAGATTCAGCGGCGGGCCGCTGGTTCCCGTTGCAACGTACCTCCTGGTGATTGTGGTCCTCTCCGGACTGATGACCATCTCCCCCGGCGCATCCCCGCCACCCGTCCTGGGAATGATCTGGGGTGTCTTCCTCGTTGCACTCACGGCTGGTGCGCTCAGAATCGAGACCGTCTCACTGCGCTCGCTACTCCCGCCTGTTCGCACACTGGTTCCCGTGATTGAGGTGGTCACCGCGTTCTGGGGACTGTACAACCTTGTTGCGGTCGCCCTCGCTATGGGTGGCATCTCTGGGTTCGAAGTCTCGCTGTCGAGAACCGCTGCCCACCCGCTGTTGTATCTCGCGGCACTTTTCAGTTCGCTGCTGTTCACTGCCATCCCGGAAGAACTTCTCTTCCGTACGTACCTGCAACAGAAAGTCACGAGGCTGGCCGGTGGGACAACTCGGCGGGCGGTGCTGTCTGGCATCGCTCTCGTTGCGG
The Haloarcula marismortui ATCC 43049 DNA segment above includes these coding regions:
- a CDS encoding TetR/AcrR family transcriptional regulator; this encodes MDDDTATEILAATYRALCQHGYAALTVKDIAAEADRSKASIHYYYDSKENLFAEFLDFLYERYTAKITGVDGSTPREELDSLLDTVLTDERQTPGQEFRTAILEIKAQAPYNDAFRTQLPRFDAVLFDRLREIIAAGVETGEFDSRVEPAVAAEFLVTAITGAHTRHVATDRSIDRFNETITRYAETHLLTDTPAEATR
- a CDS encoding S8 family serine peptidase gives rise to the protein MRDRTVLLLAVIAIASLTGSIATLAVAGPTDSRPDRADDASVSVSDGAAGRFARLHAAGVTGSNVTVGIVDPTGFDTESKTIAGQVVKTRSFGIGSVHNTHEAHGTATAAVVSRTAPDADLYLARVDSIDSYQQAVDWLVREDIDVIVAPVSFYGQPGDGTGPVARSATQATERGSVFIAPAGNLAQSHWSGQYTTDTVQNRTVAFTNGSRQNYIRGGTEITVWLSWERAYADEQYTVELHWTNGTDSRLVARSQPYRGDDVPNERIVADVKPGDYYLVIRGPASPTGARLRLVSPTHDLQHTAARNSIVAPGTARKVITVGAYNSRVDQLEPFSSRGPTADNRVGVDIVAPDRQFAAAAPDGFVGSSAAVPYVGGTAALLLDANESLSPHETEHLLEQTARDVGRPGLDNATGHGAVEPVRAARAAQNRTDG
- a CDS encoding ArsR/SmtB family transcription factor encodes the protein MSSPIETIQERTGTADESPRVLGVAENETDDVFDALASDTSRSLFRTLYDEPGTPSEIADRCDTSVQNVHYHISNLKDAELIEPVETVYSSKGNEMTVYGPASDPIVLVGDRDLAPRIQQSMTDVVTGVGLIGFASLFVQWGAKRLADATAGAGVLAPASPQTGPVSGTSTLAWFVFEVVEPGVLFFCLCLTVLGLAALLTGE
- a CDS encoding PRC-barrel domain-containing protein — encoded protein: MRTVLANQLSNVRVVSTDGREVGTLQNITINTTTGELQTIVINSDIQEIFGVERDSDGDIRLPASLIESMRDHLTIQPPAEQSVAGGDAVDS
- a CDS encoding TetR family transcriptional regulator C-terminal domain-containing protein — encoded protein: MAGPSDRTFSDQTEEIMQATYRALREHGYADLTIQRIADEYGKSTAAVHYYYDTKDDLLAAFLDYLLERFVDSIHDVETTDPEARLNLLLDELLVKPQENPDLSVALLEMRSQAPYKEAFSDRFRQNDEYVRYMLKAVINHGIDEGVFTDVDAEHVTRSLLTIIDGARTRAVMLDDTEELETARQTASEYADAMLQ
- a CDS encoding MATE family efflux transporter yields the protein MGIRSRVRSLFKGPEEFDLTSGGIGKPLFFLSMPIVITNLFQTAYNLADTFWLGQYSTDALAAISFAFPMVFLLISLGMGISVAGSVLVAQFTGAGEEREAEYAASQTVTFAVIVSFGLGIVGYLGVDTFLSLMGASEDVLPMATSYMEVISLGLLFMFGFFVFVALMRGYGDTITPMLVMFGSVVLNIIIDPFLIFGWTVVENAPLVGTISFPELGIEGAAIATVFSRALALVVGLAIMFRGNRGVQIHLRDMAPDLSYLRRLVRIGLPASIEGTGRALSMNLLLVIVAMFPDTVVAAYGIGTRVFSVVFLPAIAVARGVETMTGQNMGADRPDRAAKAAGLAATVLFGVLSLAGVLVWFTAAPIADLFTTDPEVVEITTQFLRYVALSFGFIGIMRAYTGSFRGAGKTLTAAAISVLMLGVIRFPIAWFAAVPFGETGIWISFAVSNVAGAIIAYGWYRRGTWRDSDLTETKVDIDEAGIEMSADGD
- a CDS encoding BGTF surface domain-containing protein is translated as MSVRSVALAAVLIAAAATGPGLAAAEQQATVSEDSFPLHADEQQVVTGETTLEPGTEMTVRIKSANASNPFLSQRQVRVQPNGTFVAQFDMSHMPANISYELSAHVDGDTLFERTETIAPCDGDCTDTVPETATPKQTDDGENTVTVSQGDTAEIPVSMTDGGTKTLSVGSEATNYRINATVSDDDSDGEVLVLFDTAVAGTEGATLRVADDGDSLTVTESEPDLPSTLDPAAYPYRVFDGQSTDGTPTVGRLIIEANGTANEQFEVEESADFGLEEPVVKGRQGETARIHVVLATADAATISIGSPEINYEINATVRDGNGDARVALLFDTTAAGHDEPTLETAADADAVAVESGSEVALDSQLDAGTYDLSLYRGTEMDGRPDTVGTLLITDGNTTSTDASSDGVDSVTGETSAPQQSQAGDLGISAGALAVGGILAIVGVGICLRSVMN